The genomic segment aacaagaaacgctctttcgagagtcaatttgacacatcgcaccgtaaattctcgtacgacctcaaaaatgatccgaatcacgaacggtcaaaaacgtGACCTTTCTAACTCGATGAgacactgtccagtccaaggccataggctaaaagccaaccaagaactcgaacgagccttcgCACCGTCACAACAACTTGCTgtgaatttccagcagctgcgcaattACAAGACTTGCGTTGGTTTCGAGACTATCGGCCAttaggggcgtgaaccaccgaccagagactcttaccaacattccatggaatgatttgaaccatggctaagggcacaagaccagccacaattcgcaccacACCAGAAACGAGACTACACACCTAGCCGAGAAGGAAATTCTGCGCGCGTAGGGAGTTTGGCTTCGCTTGTTGTCTCCTgtcgttccaatggccatttcattgaccatggcacgatctagacatctagggcaAGGGtgtaaaccgtggctaagggccctaggccaaacaAGATTCACACCACGCCTCAACAAAACGAacacacttgctgtcaaaaactgaaggccgagaggggaggggctgttcttgcagtttattttaaaaccgatgcaccaccgaccaagccaccaaaagggcgacttagtcacgtcttagacatgctaggggagtgatctaaccatggctatatgcCTTGTGGCAGCCCAGATCAGATCCACCCCCTTGGCAGCCCAGAACAGAATTTTCGAAACTCAAATGACAAGAAAGAAAGCTGCTGTCATTTTCGATTTCTATCATGCATGGGGCTTGTTTGAATGGACCATCATGGTCTTGAAACACCCTAGTATGTGTCTAGAAGTAGCCTagtgagcctggagtcgagccatcCATCTGAAACATCAAAACAAGAGCAAACCCGTGAAGCATGTAATGAAGGGCCGAAAAATCTGCATGTTGCATTTTTCTGAAAATCCttgatgtatttcggtttttgcataTAAAGATGATCATgtgatgttaaaaaaataatgataatatgacttgattgaggtttagaaaaagtatatacatgcctggtttGTTTCGAACGAAAAACGAATAAAACAACGACGACGCGACGCGGAGGAGTGGAATGTTTCTCTTGTTTCTTTCTACTCGATTTCTCACCCTTTTTTTTCTCTACTTCCTCACGGTTTTTCCCTCTCTGAAAATGCTCTCAATTCTCTCAAATTTCGGTGGCTGAGATGGGGAGGAAGGCTAGGGAATATATGGGAAGATTGCAAGAAAGAGGGAGGAGAATaatctttctatcctagttTATTTGCTAGATAGGAAACAAGAATGATATCAAAGATTTTGAGGGGATATTGGGGTGCATAGGGTCGATCATGGTGTCTAGGTACAAGGGAGGAATGGtgctaaattaattatttgatagGGATTTAAAAGTTAGGAGAATATTTACCTAGAAACTTTTAAGGGAAGGATAATTAAGAAATAGATTGCCAACTAATAAAATCTTTCAAATAAAAAGGGGGCCGATTTTCTCTTTGATAGCTAGACTAAGATAATGCTTATTagttaattaaatggtgctcccaaaaattaaaagattatcctactaattaaatacaaaGAAAGGGGTTAAATGTGGAGAGTTGGCAAATGAATTATCTAGTCAATGAGGGTGGCAGAAAATTTCAATAAAATAGGAGAGAAAATATTATCTAGTTGATGAATTTCTAAACCTTTAaagccttacttattctttaaataatttagtgaactaaccccttaatttaggaacttaaataaattattattcttGAAACAACCCgcttaaataaacattttaaaatataaaataacctGACATCAGCGGAAGcatttatctttaaaataaaaataattatactgTATATACATTACAAACATTATCTTACAATACATACCATACATAATCTCAAACATCTAATTCAAATACCAATATtacatataataaaatacatgatatttttaaaaactttaaatgttcatCACACcacaataaaatcattaacatattcaaataaaactttTCCAATACAGTAGCTATATGACTTCTTCCCCTTGGACAATCTGCTTCAAATCTTTTTattacctgcatcacatgacattaactgaaatgagataaaactcagtaagtagagaactttacataacaaatacatatttatatggCTTGGCTTGAAACATTGCAATGGCAATAAACATTGAATAATACCATCTTCAATGAACAATAATGATAAAATCGATATAGATGGTATTTCATAACATGAATGAAAGGAAATGAAACAATAGCTCAATGATCTGTAATCTGTGAATGTTATCtctgttaatatatataaatatatatcggacTGTGAGAGATAACCTATGGATAGTATCTCTGtgatatatgaaaatatataccagactgtgagagatactcttcatgtgattggccaatgacatgcatgaattactatcattccttgAATTATAGCATATGAAATTCATTGGGACAATTGAACAAACACTTGATAGGCACAATATCTTGCTAGCTTCtttatcaatgaaatcaatgaAATTCTTGGATCAATGAATATATATCAACAAATATGACAATAACATGTCCATGAAAGAAGCTAGACATCAATAAAAATGGCttggatacatatatatcatgtgagcacaagaaataGCCCctacttacaacccaatcaACATTTGGTGGCAAAGACGACCTCAAAAGAatccctacaacaataaacaccATAAAATCTATGAATTAACACCATATATACATAGATCTATAAAGTCAACGCAAACCTTCAACCCAACAATTCCTTGTAAAACCAAAGAATAACTAAGATCTTACCTTGTAGCTTGCACCTAGACTTAGGAGATGCTAAGATTTCCTCAAAAATCCTTGAACTTGGTTGAAGATTTGGAAGAGAAAATTTTGGGGAAGAAGATGAGAAAGAAACGTATGAGAGAGAAGAAGAAAGGAAGAAATGAAGATGGATCTCAACAAAATGCAATATAAATTCCTTCCCAACCTTAAAAGTGTGTTTTGAAAATGCACTTTCCGTATAAAAATCGAACGAAACGCACCCGCACTCGTATGGGCAGCGCTGGAGCAGCGCTGCTTCCGCacaggcagcgcacccgcgctgcacatggcagcgcgggtgcggcctgCTGCCGCACAGGCAGCGCCCCTGCGCTGCCAATGCTGCCTGGCCGAGGTGCGCTGCCAATGGCAGCGCAGGTGCGGCGCTGCTGCACCCGAGCGCTACTCCTCCGACACGAACTCCTAAAAACGCCTTTACTTGACTTATTATCCAACCTTTTCTTATTCCACTCAATTCTTATGGATTATAACAACCAAACTCCTTCTAAAatcaagcataaaatcatctcCCAAAACTTGACCATATCAATTTATGAATATCCCATAACCATAACACATGAAATCATTGATCATAGCAAAATAAAAACTTTGGATATTCCAATTCTACTCAGCTCaaataacttaaataattccttaaacttctttttaacttaaattaacttacttgctagctaaataaaATCCTGGATATATTTTCTGAAATCTTtaatttatctctaaactccaacttcGGTCCGGCCTCacagaaataactgaaatgctaaaaaatcaaactactgaactgaaataataaaataactaacttcaaagaaatgcatttaaaataatcatgcaatgaagtcaattaaatttttaaaagtctagaattatgcatggcttatacgtagactgatttacgggttctacaatttaactccatcaaaatgaaatctattgctgcattaaaaacatcaaagtggtaatgatgttctattgatgttccattttgaaatagttcaagttataatcttaaacaagaataaaataattattaaacaaataaacaagtaatagtcaatcaacaactcaacaacaaacaatcaagaaaccacaaatcatgcacagagaagctataaaaaacaaaataaaaaatgtatatcCGATTCTTACCTGGATTGTTGCCTTGCCGATGAGCAATTCGATTTCTTCGGGAGTCCGCAATTCTATTCTGTCGCTAAAGGGCTTGGGACTTGGGAGAGAAAATGTGGGGCGGATAAGAGGATATGGGATGAATTTGGTCTCATCCTTGTAAATGGACGGGACATGATTGGACTAAGACATTGATgtacgacggtttttgaaacaaccgtcgctattagcaacggtttttaaaaaaacagtcgctaatagcgactatttgaattaaaaccgtcgccgatccacatcggcgacggttttagtaaaaccgtcgcaaatattagcgacggttgctgaaaaaccgttgctaaaaaAAAAGTGGGCTGGGCTACAGCCTTGTACAACCCTAGATTAAATCCGTCTCTGCTTACAACGTGAGATTGTAATCGTTATATGACCTCGACCCTTAGAGGAATAAAAATTATAGACTAATATCAGTAAACCACATAGAGAAGAGGAATCTCAGTGCATGGTCAATGTTATGCATGAGTTATGAATTATGTATGAAATCaagtgattttcgaaatttattcATGTTATTATATTGTGCTCGATTCGCcctccacttgctgagtatttcccaaaatgcTCAGCCCCTTACAATCTTTTCTTAGATAAACCCGAGGAAGAAGACTCAGActagttttggggctggtgaactTTCAAGTTTttagtttaagtttattaactTTCAGTTGTAACGCTTCCACATTAGattatatcttttttttttgggttattgagttgtaaagacaatgttatttctatttgaaattatgatataaatTGGTTTTGGTTTGTATTGTGCTACGAGGCTGGTTGTTTTttattgtgtgattgttaaacaatgctgGTGCCAACCCTGAATTTTGGGACATGGCATTtatgtggtatcagagctgtcaGGTTCATAATCTGGTTGgtaaaatgaaaaattttacaaaaaaaaaaatcggtggAATTTTTGGTAAAGGCCGATGCTACCCCCTCGAAACGGTCCAACGAAATTTATTGGATGGGCCAACATGAATCTACGCACATCACATATATATCTCACTATTAGATGGTCTagtataaatatataaacacATAGTGGATGGGCTAGCTCAGGTCGAATATATTCGAATTCTGCTAAAATTGAATATATTCGAGTTGAGCTCAATTCGTAGttcgaaatttttaattttttggttCGCGTTCGAATTCAGATGAAATCTTTGAACCTATAAGCGAGCTATTCGAACTACTATTTGGACAGTAAGTTTCGAGAACGAAAGTTTGAAAGACACGGAATGTCTGAAAGActtgaaatgtatatatatttaatatataattatattagaaATATATTAAGACCTGCGAGCGGCTCGTGAACTATCGAACAAATATAAAACAACTAAGtagataaaaatatcattttcccaTCTAATCGATATATCCGAAAATTTTTTGACACTTTGGCGAAAAATAGACTCAAAATAAAAAAGCGTCACATAACATAACCTATTTCAAAATCCTCATATCGACCTTTGGATCTCAACATCCTCATTTTAATTTAGAcactattatttaatattatgttaTTATAGAGAAAGACGAATAACTACATAAAGTGAATTTTGTGTGAAATACCGGCCCAACTTCAATCTTATAGCCGTACACATCCTGGAAAGAAACATGTGCGGTGCCTATGAGTCCATATTCATACGTTGATGTATGAATATGTGTGATGAAGTACATGAAAGAAATAGTTGAATCTGAAAATCCACAGTTGGAGAAGATGGTAAGTTTCTTCTTTATTATATGCTCTGGTTTATTATTGAGATAAACTGCTGCCATTGAGATATGTGCACATGAAAtctatataattattaattctGGAATTTGTGCTATTGGAATTATTGGTTGAGATAATTTGTTTCCGTTGGGATATATATGCATAtggtaatatttattttatgataattgatatgttgtttttccctttattttattgtatatGATGTGCTTAGTTTTGCTGTTTATATGAATATGATTTGGTCTTTATTGTGACAGTGGTGTGTATGATTAATTAGTGTGATCGGGTCTATTGATTGGGGTTAAGGAATTGTTTCATATTGCTGAAACGTGAGCAAAAATAAGTTCACAAAATTTGTCATTTTAGATATTAACTCTTGATTTTTTACATTTAAATGCTTTACCTATTGCTTTCTCCTCTTTCACCTTTTGACTTCTCCTTGTAAGAATTTTCACATGTAAACGACACAGTCCTCTAAATATGGCATAACCATTTGTAGAACATTTAAATCTTCATTGTTGTAAAACTTTTTTCATTTGTACACTacttaaattttgattttattgtcCTTATATTTTACTCTGAATCTTATCAACTATAAATAGCTTAAATTCAAACCCGAAGATTTCTGCTAGGTACCCTCTAGATCGGAGAAGAAACAATAAATTCTTGTGGGTTTGTGGATATTGTCATTTTTTTGGATGAATGATCTTATTAATCTAATGCAACTTGTACTTTTTATAACATTTCAGTTTGCAAGATCAATCAAGAAACAATATTACAACCAATCTCAATATGATGAAGTTAGAAGTGAATGGATCAAATTCGTCTACTCTTATGTAGGTGCTTAAATGCATCGTGTGCGTTGGGATAAATATTTGGTTTGTCATTATGCATGTTAGGATATACTTGTGAATATAAACATTTGGTCACGTGGATATATTTTTGGGTTATACTTGTGAATTTGTGGATATATACTTGTGAATTGATAGATATACTTGTGGATTCGTGGATTTTCATCGTTTTTAGATGGATAATTTATGAATCAAATGAATGTATTTaagttatatatatgtgtgtgtatttaTATAGTGATATTAttgtatattatttaaattattttgataatgtgaaaaatatatatgtttttactTCACTACTTTATTAAATTAGTGTGGTGGTGATCAAGAATTACTTCGTTAAATTAAAATTGTGTtgcaataaaatatgattatttacttCAACACTAAACTAAATGAAGAagtaataaaaaacaaaataatttgtcaTATTAAAATTGTGTCGAAGttaaagaaaaaatttaatTCATCACATCTCAATAATTGTGAAGTAATTGTTCTTTATTAATTACTTCACTATAATACAAAAACTAGAATATTTTAAATCAACTACTTTGTCAATAAATGTAAATTGTGAAGTAACAAATACCAAATATTTCAACAAATAACAATTATGGCGAAGTTAtagaatatatttatttcatcatAATTCCATAACAACGAAGTCGTTCGCATCAATTACTTCACCAACATACAAAGCCTTTGAAGTTATACAAAACATTTACTTCGTCAATCAATGTAAAATATGAAGTTGTATATAAGCTATTACTGTAATACTTTACGAAATCGATGAAGTAAAAGACGTTGTTTTACTTCGACATTAGTCTAATTCCGGACCGGTTTTCCCTCATTGAACCGACCAAAGACTTTGCtaatttcttgaatacgaaTTCGGTTAGAATGCAAAGTAAACTGATACCCGATTACTTTACATTCGTCTACTTCTACTTCTACAATTATCTACCTACGATTTCATTGGATATGCGAAGTAAATTAAGGAAATTCTACACTAGTGATCAGACAAGGACATACACAATACTGAAATTTAATACAATACTATTTAATCCCTAAAGTTAAATTTGTAATTATCTTTCTTTAGGCCTCAAATCTTCTGCACCATTTCACGCACCACATTATTCTACATTCCTTTTTATTGATGATCATGGGCCACAAATCTTACAATCTTAGCAAGTCAATTGTTTCCTTAATCCTTATATGTAACAACGAATGTAGGATTTTTCATTAAATCAACACACAAAATAATTAGTTGATGCCACCAAAAAATAGCACCCATTTTTTATAAAACCAAATCGAACTGCTCAAAAAATATTTCCGTGTATCAAAGAAAAATGGTGAGATGAAATGAGTTTCACTTCGGATGCTTTGAAAACCATCAACACTAGTGAAACCTATAATTAATTgagaaaataatatatttgcaAAAAGTTGACACTTTGCGAATAATAGACTCAAAATAAAAACGCCTCACATAACATAACCTATTTCAAAATCCTCACAACGACCTTTGGATCTTAACATCCTCATTTAAATTTTGACACCATTATTTTGTAATGTTATTACAGAGAAAGGTTACATAAAGTTTGAATTTTGTGTGAAATAGTTATTAATTACTACATAATTTCATACACCGACCCAACTAGAATTTTATAGCCGTACACATGCTGAAAAGAAACCTGTGCGGTGCCTATGAGTCCATATTCATACGATGTTGTGCGAATAATAGCGGATTTACGTGGAACAAGAAATACCCACAATTTCTCTGGCCAAAAAGCTCCGATATTACATCTATAAATAAACCCACATTCCCAACACACTCCCACATTCAAACTAAATACGACTTTTGTTCCAATACAACTTATTTTGATAGAAAAATTCTGAGTTTTCTTTCACACAAAATACACAATATGGCAGCTGCAGCAACAGGGATGCAAATGATCTGTGGAGCTGGTTTTAATTCAAGAACCGTTGGTTTGAACCAGTTTGTACCTTTGAAGAGTGCGTCACTTTTTAAGAGGGATTTGAAGTTCAAAATTCGAAGCATGACTGAGGTATATATATAATGTGAAACTATTTTATGATGTACACTTTTTTAAGTAAATAATATACATTAATTAATACGAGGGTTATCTTCCTTCTTGATTAAAATACTATTGGAGTTCTTGATTTAACAGGATGGTGATGATGTTGCTGGGGAGAAAGAAAAAGCAGCAGTTCCAATTCCTCCTAAGTTGTTTTCAACACCTCCTCCACCGCCGCAACCTGAGGTTAATTCAAATCCAGACAATATTTCTTGTTGTTACAATTAATACGATACATAATACATTAAAAATTATTCATATATTCACATGTGAGCTCAATCTACGTGAATGCAGCAAAGCACCAAGATAACAAACATAATGGCCTTTGACGGGCCTGGCCCGGAGAGGATCAACGGGCGTCTAGCCATGATCGGATTCGTGTCAGCCATTGCAGTAGAATTAACCAGAGGACAGGATATCTTTTCCCAAATACAAAACGGAGGGATCCCGTGGTTTCTCGGGACAACTGTTTTGCTATCCGTGGCATCACTTGTGCCGTTGTTTAAAGGTGTGAGCGCGGATTCGAAATCGCGGGGATTGATGACATCTGATGCAGAGCTTTGGAATGGAAGGCTTGCAATGGTAGGATTGATAGCTTTGGCTTACACGGAGTATGTCAAGGGTGGGACTCTTGTATGAATGTTTTGCGTATGATGGTGTTAATATCATGTGGTGTGTAGAATGTAAACAATTATGtatatttgaataatataaGTGAAGATGTTTGATTAAATAATTTACGGTtcctttttttaaaacttttgaaCAGTAActactaaatttttaattatttacttAGAAATTTTGTTTCAGAATCAATTTTAGATTCCTTAAAAATCGTCAATTAATCGTACATATACTTTTCGgacaattatatttttgatcttaTAACTtgtatattttcattttttttattatttattcggttatttttcattttaagtCAACTAATTATTTGTACGATGatgatgattattattattattattattttagtttgtTTTCACCGAGTTGCTAACATTGGTcggaaaaatgatgaagtaaaTGACACTAGAAAATAATGATGTTATGCTGAAAGACGGTAACTTGATACAGAACATTGTTGACATTTGGGATGCCTAGTCGTTACTTTGGTGGAAAAAAACTAAAGATGAAAAATTGATAGACAAAAAGACTCGAAACGAAAATATATATGCCagtttattaaaatataatttctctTGTACATTCGGAAAAACTTTCGTCAATGTTAATGATATTTCATGTCTGGAAAAAAACTAAAAGAGAAAAACATTAATATATAGATTTAAAAagagcaatttttttttaaaaatatttactcatatattattttagttatttccCATCTGGTTAATCACCGCTTTATACATTTGACTTTTCAGTCATTCTTTCAAAATTATAAACATGATTCTTACTTGCCTTTTTATCTACCAAAAgatgtttatataatatttttattttactaaaaaaatccaaaaataaagaaacttaatttttttaatcgaGCAAAAGATCGAAATCAcatgtttttaattattattgttgttttttttaatattattattataattatttggcAAGAATTTGACTGCCACATTAAATCTCACTCATTCACCTATAGATAGGCCATCACTCCTAGCCATTCCTCAcaccaaaatttcgaaaattcttgctgtaattttcgaaatttccaAAAGCTTTCCCTAGTCGAAATATTGCTTAAAAATCGTCCAAAGTTAGGCAAGAAAGTGAGCCGAAGTGTAACCCGAGTAAGGAGCAAGAAGTGATCCAAGACAAGCAATTGTGCTCCCACGTTTTTAGCACTCAAAAACCAAAATAAGTGGGCTTATTTTAAAGAGTAAGTTTCGTTTATGCATATTTATTTCGTTTTCAAAAATGCGGCTTAGTACACGTCCTTCTTCTACTCCGTTCTCGTGTTTGTTGTCATATGATTTTGAGAACTGTGAGGATTCGACTGTATATGGATGGGAATCCTAATATGACATGTTTATGGCCCTTACACCGtgagattgtaactgttatatGACCTCGACCCTTAGAGGAATAAAAATTATGGACtaatatcagtaaaccatataGAGAAGAGGAATCTCAGTGCATGGTCAATGTTATGCATGCGTTATGAATTATGTATGAAatcatgtgattttcgaaatttattcATGTTATTATATTGTGCTCGATTCGACCCCACTTGCTGAGCATTTCTCAAAATGCTCACCCCTTACAATCCTTTCTCATATAAACCCGAGGAAAAAGACTTAGACTAGTTTTGGGGCTGTTGAACTTTCAAGTTTTTAGTCTAAGTTTTTTAACTTTCAGTTGTAATGCTTCCGCATTAGAttatgtcttttttttttttggttattgagttgtaaagacaatgttatttctatttgaaattatgatataaacTTGTTTTGGTTTGtactgtgctacgaggctggtTGCTTTttattgtgtgattgttaaacaaaaCCGGTGCCAACCCTGAGTTTCGGGGCATTGCCTTTAATTAGTATCAAAGCCGCCGGGTTCATAATCAGGTTGGTAAAATGAaaaatttttacaaaaaaaaaatcggtgGAATTTTTGGTAAAGGCCGATGCTACGCCCTCCGAAACGGTCTAACGAAATTTATTGGATGGTCCGACATGAATCTACGCACATCACATATACATCTCAATATTAGATGGGCTAGTATAAATATATAAACGCATAGTGGATGGGCTAGCTCGGTGGAATATATTCGAATTCGGCTGAAATCGAATATATTCGAGTTGAGCTCAATTCGTAGttcgaaatttttaatttttttggttcGAGTTCGAATTCagattgaaatctttgaacctATGAGCGAGCTATTCGAACTACTATTTGGTCAGTAAGTTTCGAGAACGAAATTTTGAAAGACACGGAATGTCTGAAATAattgaaatgtatatatatttaatataaaattatattagtAAAATAttaataccacttgaaaggggatcggttacggtgccaGGTTGCGCAACAGAagttcaaaattttcgaaaagcaTACATATTTTCAAGCAAGAAAACCGAGCACCACAAgatgtgtgtagcaaa from the Primulina eburnea isolate SZY01 chromosome 3, ASM2296580v1, whole genome shotgun sequence genome contains:
- the LOC140827891 gene encoding early light-induced protein 1, chloroplastic-like; amino-acid sequence: MAAAATGMQMICGAGFNSRTVGLNQFVPLKSASLFKRDLKFKIRSMTEDGDDVAGEKEKAAVPIPPKLFSTPPPPPQPEQSTKITNIMAFDGPGPERINGRLAMIGFVSAIAVELTRGQDIFSQIQNGGIPWFLGTTVLLSVASLVPLFKGVSADSKSRGLMTSDAELWNGRLAMVGLIALAYTEYVKGGTLV